One Sulfurovum sp. TSL1 DNA segment encodes these proteins:
- a CDS encoding efflux RND transporter periplasmic adaptor subunit — protein sequence MNHFMRLIVLVLLVTSANAIEIELSGSVISDNQKILTSRYMGYVKHMAVSEGDIVKKGQLLYEIDSKEIESAERQVDLAISQARLSLQMNENQYNNVLTNLARHERLYEKKMVSKYEYEMLQLSAKNLKDMVAIAEQQVKQALAKKDEVLNQYNYLKIHAPNDGVIVDKRLNEGEMAIPGMPAVILTDLSNLSIVAELSETQLKYINLGKKVDIEIPSIGFSTVGEISSIIPSSNPMTHKFKIKMKFDRKGSASVYPGMYAKIMIK from the coding sequence ATGAATCACTTTATGAGGCTAATCGTTTTGGTATTGCTGGTCACATCCGCGAATGCTATAGAGATCGAATTAAGCGGTTCTGTTATTTCTGATAATCAAAAGATACTCACCAGCCGCTATATGGGGTATGTAAAACATATGGCCGTATCCGAGGGTGACATTGTGAAGAAGGGGCAACTGCTTTATGAGATCGATTCAAAAGAGATAGAGTCTGCAGAGAGACAGGTGGACCTGGCCATTTCACAAGCAAGACTTTCTCTACAGATGAATGAAAATCAATATAATAATGTGCTGACCAACCTTGCAAGGCATGAAAGACTCTATGAGAAGAAAATGGTTTCCAAGTATGAATACGAAATGCTGCAGCTTTCTGCCAAAAATCTGAAAGATATGGTTGCCATTGCCGAACAACAGGTGAAACAGGCATTGGCCAAAAAAGATGAAGTATTGAACCAGTACAATTATTTGAAGATCCATGCACCCAATGACGGTGTCATCGTCGATAAGCGTCTCAATGAAGGAGAGATGGCGATTCCCGGTATGCCGGCAGTCATCTTAACAGACCTGAGCAATTTGAGTATCGTAGCAGAACTGAGTGAAACACAGTTAAAGTACATCAATTTAGGTAAAAAGGTTGACATAGAGATACCTTCCATCGGTTTCAGCACGGTGGGTGAAATAAGTTCGATCATCCCAAGTTCAAACCCTATGACCCACAAATTCAAGATCAAAATGAAATTTGATCGCAAGGGAAGTGCTTCCGTTTATCCTGGTATGTATGCCAAGATCATGATCAAGTAG
- the aroA gene encoding 3-phosphoshikimate 1-carboxyvinyltransferase, producing MNTLTLKPISKIEGEINLPGSKSLSNRALLLAALAEGTTRITNLLESDDTRHMLNALKQLGIQYTLSDDKTECTVTGNAGAIHSTTLQELFLGNAGTAMRPLCAALCLGSGSYLLTGEPRMKERPIGHLVDALREAGATISYQENEGYPPLLIEAHGLSGGDVKIDGAISSQFLTALLLAAPLAKEDMTISIIGELVSKPYIDITLHIMKTFGVEVENDKYQTFKVKGGQTYKAVETFMVEGDASSASYFLAAAAIKGGTVKVTGIGKKSIQGDVQFVDVLEKMGAIVEWGDDFVAVSRGELHPIDMDFNHIPDAAMTIATTALFAEGTTTLRNIYNWRVKETDRLFAMATELRKVGAEVEEGEDYLKITPPKQLKHAAIDTYDDHRMAMCFSLLALDPVSVTINEPECTAKTFPTYFKVLESISS from the coding sequence ATGAACACATTAACACTCAAGCCTATTTCCAAAATAGAGGGAGAGATCAATCTTCCGGGATCTAAAAGTCTTTCAAACAGGGCTTTACTGCTTGCAGCCTTGGCAGAGGGAACCACCAGGATCACCAATCTGTTAGAGAGTGACGATACAAGACATATGCTCAATGCCCTGAAGCAGCTTGGCATTCAGTATACCCTCTCTGACGACAAAACAGAATGCACCGTGACCGGTAATGCAGGGGCGATACACAGTACTACCCTGCAGGAACTCTTCCTGGGGAATGCAGGTACCGCTATGCGTCCGCTCTGTGCGGCATTGTGTCTGGGGTCAGGTTCATATCTGCTTACAGGCGAACCTCGAATGAAAGAGCGACCTATAGGGCATTTGGTAGATGCTTTAAGAGAGGCAGGTGCAACGATCAGCTACCAGGAGAATGAAGGGTATCCGCCGCTTTTGATAGAAGCGCATGGTCTCTCTGGGGGTGATGTGAAGATCGATGGCGCTATCTCAAGTCAGTTCTTAACGGCATTGCTGCTTGCGGCACCTCTTGCAAAAGAGGATATGACCATTTCTATTATCGGGGAGCTTGTCTCCAAACCTTATATCGATATTACACTGCATATTATGAAAACGTTCGGTGTAGAGGTAGAGAATGACAAGTATCAAACCTTTAAGGTCAAAGGCGGACAAACCTATAAAGCGGTAGAAACTTTCATGGTAGAGGGAGATGCTTCTTCTGCTTCTTATTTTTTAGCGGCTGCTGCGATCAAAGGCGGTACCGTAAAAGTGACTGGTATAGGAAAAAAGAGTATCCAGGGGGATGTACAATTCGTTGATGTACTTGAAAAAATGGGTGCGATCGTAGAGTGGGGTGATGATTTTGTAGCGGTAAGCAGGGGTGAACTGCATCCCATAGATATGGATTTCAACCATATTCCTGATGCCGCAATGACCATAGCTACCACAGCACTTTTTGCAGAAGGTACTACGACACTGAGAAATATCTATAACTGGCGTGTAAAAGAGACAGACAGGCTCTTTGCCATGGCAACGGAACTGCGCAAGGTCGGAGCAGAAGTAGAAGAGGGTGAAGACTACTTGAAGATCACTCCGCCTAAACAACTTAAACATGCCGCGATTGATACGTATGACGACCATAGAATGGCCATGTGTTTTTCTCTTTTGGCACTCGATCCGGTCTCTGTAACGATCAACGAACCTGAATGTACTGCCAAAACTTTCCCTACTTATTTTAAAGTATTAGAGAGTATTTCTTCTTAA
- the efp gene encoding elongation factor P, protein MATIGMGDIKKGTRLEITGNPYKVTDFQHVKPGKGAAFVRMKIKNLATGKTIEKTVHAGDKFEVPELEQKTMQYLYDDGEMLQFMDTTTFEQIGLTHEQVGKDTFDFMIDGMEAEVLFHGGQAISVEIPQTVVLKIVETPPNFKGDSQGGKKPATLESGAVVQVPFHVLEGEMIKVDTVEGKYLEKAK, encoded by the coding sequence ATGGCTACAATTGGAATGGGTGATATCAAAAAAGGTACAAGACTCGAGATTACAGGAAACCCGTATAAGGTGACAGATTTTCAGCATGTGAAACCAGGTAAAGGTGCAGCATTCGTACGTATGAAGATCAAAAACCTTGCTACGGGAAAAACGATCGAAAAGACCGTACATGCAGGTGATAAATTTGAGGTACCGGAACTTGAACAAAAAACGATGCAATATCTGTATGATGATGGTGAGATGCTTCAATTCATGGATACAACAACGTTTGAACAGATCGGGCTTACACATGAACAGGTAGGTAAAGATACATTTGATTTTATGATAGACGGTATGGAAGCGGAAGTCCTGTTCCATGGAGGCCAAGCGATCTCCGTTGAGATACCGCAAACCGTTGTACTTAAAATAGTAGAAACACCGCCTAACTTCAAAGGGGACTCACAAGGTGGGAAAAAACCGGCTACGCTTGAAAGCGGTGCTGTAGTACAAGTGCCTTTCCATGTGCTTGAAGGTGAAATGATCAAAGTGGATACGGTTGAGGGTAAATATTTGGAGAAAGCCAAATAA
- a CDS encoding efflux RND transporter permease subunit — MEHTQAYKIVNIAGRLAQSFLRNPLTIVLGAMLLLIGYMALTTMPREEDPQIAISGGAVIVAMPGATPQEVENVIVNPLERKLREIHGIEHIYGMAMENVGVVNVMYYIGENREDSNLKLYDKVMQNMDLMPKGVMQPSVKPFDIDIDIPIVTVAFYPKTKSTIDEVELFKTVRKVQQKINAVDNVAKTLLKGERKAQYNIEVDMGKLSAYHLSLGQIMQAVQSLAVSVPDVKGRTRENHLVVFGVKNAIESVDDVGDVIVAQYMGSPIYLKDVAKVTEGVDIQNFQTAKILLKEEKGQENSVDHASSSLKQSMSEEKNQITLTVAKLAGTNAVFVAEDVLDVLKGYEAEFERLGIGCLITRNYGVRANEAVTELMHHLIITIVIIALMLVFALGWRESIIVTFTVPAILAVTLFTAWMTGQTMNRITLFALLLSLGLLVDAAIIVIENIHRHLHSHGVESKEMDALLVEATDEIGAPTNIATLAIILTMVPMAFVGGMMGSFMKPIPYNVPVALVASLFVAYIFTPYLSLKLLKKPEHGKHDTPDDEGSKE; from the coding sequence ATGGAACATACACAAGCGTATAAAATAGTCAATATAGCAGGAAGACTCGCACAAAGTTTTTTACGTAACCCCTTAACGATAGTTCTGGGTGCAATGTTACTCCTTATCGGATATATGGCGCTTACGACAATGCCCAGAGAAGAGGATCCGCAAATTGCTATATCCGGCGGTGCCGTGATCGTTGCGATGCCGGGTGCTACACCTCAAGAGGTAGAAAATGTCATTGTCAATCCATTAGAACGCAAACTGCGTGAAATACATGGGATCGAGCATATCTATGGCATGGCGATGGAGAACGTAGGAGTTGTGAATGTTATGTACTATATTGGTGAAAACAGGGAAGATTCAAATTTAAAGCTTTATGACAAAGTCATGCAGAATATGGATCTAATGCCTAAGGGTGTCATGCAGCCCAGTGTCAAACCTTTTGATATTGATATTGATATCCCGATCGTCACTGTGGCATTCTATCCAAAAACAAAAAGCACTATAGACGAAGTCGAACTTTTTAAAACGGTCAGAAAGGTCCAGCAAAAAATAAATGCTGTTGACAATGTGGCGAAAACATTGCTCAAAGGTGAGAGAAAAGCACAATATAATATTGAGGTTGATATGGGGAAACTCTCAGCCTATCATCTCTCTTTGGGGCAGATCATGCAGGCGGTACAATCTCTGGCTGTTTCCGTACCTGATGTAAAAGGTAGAACGAGAGAGAATCACTTAGTGGTGTTTGGTGTCAAAAATGCCATTGAAAGTGTCGATGATGTGGGGGATGTGATCGTGGCACAGTATATGGGGTCACCTATATACCTCAAAGATGTTGCCAAGGTAACCGAGGGAGTTGATATCCAAAACTTTCAAACAGCGAAGATCTTATTAAAAGAAGAAAAGGGTCAGGAAAACAGCGTAGATCATGCATCGTCATCCTTAAAACAAAGTATGAGTGAAGAGAAAAATCAAATTACACTCACCGTTGCAAAACTTGCCGGTACCAATGCTGTGTTTGTGGCTGAAGATGTGCTGGATGTGCTCAAAGGGTATGAAGCTGAGTTTGAAAGATTAGGTATAGGGTGCCTGATCACAAGAAACTATGGTGTACGGGCAAATGAAGCAGTCACTGAACTGATGCATCATTTGATCATTACGATCGTGATCATTGCTTTAATGCTGGTGTTTGCTTTGGGTTGGAGAGAGTCGATCATTGTAACCTTTACCGTACCTGCCATTTTGGCAGTGACACTCTTTACGGCATGGATGACAGGGCAGACGATGAACAGGATCACACTCTTCGCACTCTTGTTGTCCCTGGGATTGCTTGTAGATGCTGCGATTATCGTGATTGAAAACATTCACAGACATTTACATAGCCATGGGGTTGAAAGCAAAGAGATGGATGCACTATTGGTTGAGGCAACGGATGAGATCGGTGCACCGACAAATATAGCAACATTGGCGATCATCCTAACGATGGTTCCTATGGCATTTGTTGGCGGTATGATGGGGTCCTTTATGAAACCTATACCCTATAATGTACCCGTAGCACTGGTCGCTTCATTGTTTGTAGCCTATATCTTTACGCCTTATTTGAGTTTAAAGTTATTGAAAAAACCAGAGCATGGCAAGCATGATACACCGGATGATGAAGGATCGAAAGAATGA
- a CDS encoding TolC family protein → MKKYLIFLVAWPLFAGLENLGIDQAISMLKNKNLELRISHFNEQMKAYETAAAKGNHYGKLDVSVSGMRSNDAGNVFGFKLQSREATFGDFGAEEFVINSTACQNGDNQACSDMFNKPPSALNYPEARNHYQTKISYMLPLYTGGKLSEYGRITEAMQRMSQWDTQKLMNEKIFQTKKAFYDISLVENYIVNLSKIIQNISRLETIVKSMGEEGYAQAIDLLEVQARKAEAESMYNQAKLNKDLAYQFLSFLLNTEVSSIKKVSEMAPLPEVNTAAVENHNIDIQKALLGLQISEMAVNVEKANYLPTIGAFGEYGSADDEMWNEFRDKDAYTVGIQLKWNIFNGGIDAANLEKAKVNHLKVQNEVSLAKSGIALKVKKLETEILSRNADVKSYQKQLSFARKVYENYRSRYQEGIVSISDVLMKQSKELEVLLKLLTLKNERNTKIFELNSILNRGGNV, encoded by the coding sequence ATGAAAAAATATCTCATTTTTCTTGTGGCATGGCCCTTATTTGCCGGTTTAGAGAATCTGGGCATCGATCAGGCTATTTCCATGCTCAAAAACAAGAATCTGGAATTAAGAATTTCCCATTTCAATGAACAGATGAAAGCCTATGAAACTGCTGCTGCCAAAGGGAATCATTATGGAAAACTGGATGTGTCAGTTTCAGGGATGCGATCCAACGATGCGGGGAATGTATTTGGATTTAAGTTACAAAGCAGAGAGGCTACATTTGGAGATTTTGGTGCCGAAGAATTTGTGATTAATTCTACTGCATGTCAAAATGGAGATAATCAAGCATGTAGTGATATGTTTAATAAGCCTCCAAGTGCTTTGAATTACCCGGAAGCAAGAAATCATTATCAGACAAAAATTTCCTATATGCTGCCACTCTATACGGGTGGAAAACTTTCAGAGTATGGACGTATCACAGAAGCCATGCAGCGTATGAGCCAATGGGATACACAAAAATTGATGAATGAAAAGATATTTCAGACGAAAAAAGCATTCTATGATATCTCGTTGGTAGAGAACTATATCGTAAATCTTTCCAAGATCATTCAAAACATCAGCCGTTTGGAAACGATCGTCAAAAGTATGGGCGAAGAAGGGTACGCACAGGCGATTGATCTGCTTGAAGTTCAGGCCCGTAAGGCAGAGGCAGAGAGCATGTACAACCAAGCCAAACTCAACAAAGACCTTGCTTACCAATTTCTTTCATTTTTATTGAACACGGAAGTCAGTTCCATCAAGAAGGTCAGTGAAATGGCACCTCTACCTGAGGTGAACACTGCAGCGGTAGAAAATCATAATATAGATATACAAAAAGCACTCTTGGGGTTGCAGATCAGTGAAATGGCAGTCAACGTTGAAAAAGCAAATTATTTACCTACGATCGGTGCCTTTGGGGAGTATGGAAGTGCAGATGATGAAATGTGGAATGAATTCAGGGACAAAGACGCTTACACGGTTGGGATCCAGTTGAAGTGGAATATATTCAATGGCGGAATCGATGCAGCAAATCTTGAAAAAGCAAAAGTGAATCATCTTAAAGTGCAAAATGAAGTTTCACTGGCAAAATCCGGTATTGCGTTGAAAGTCAAAAAGCTTGAAACGGAGATCCTGAGCAGGAATGCAGATGTAAAGAGTTACCAAAAACAACTCAGTTTTGCAAGAAAAGTCTATGAAAACTACCGTTCAAGATACCAGGAGGGTATTGTTTCTATTTCAGATGTACTGATGAAGCAATCCAAAGAGCTGGAAGTATTGCTCAAGTTGCTTACGTTAAAGAATGAACGTAATACCAAGATATTTGAGCTTAACAGTATCTTGAACAGAGGAGGAAATGTATGA
- a CDS encoding efflux RND transporter permease subunit — translation MKKLESFIYDILDNKSKKKLVIVLTAAAFFLALLMFPTKLVLAKMLPGKSDNTFSIYIDTPTGSSIEQTKAVSDCVIDFLKQEDEVLNIELFLGQGIPLDYAGLVKGASMKRTENVSEIAVNLTDKHHREEPSFLMVQRLRPKIQKGCTSLTKGTNIKFIEQPSGPPTMASIVVEVHGDDLQKIRSLAADVADVLSQTEGLVDIDLMADEQYEKYELIPDKDKIARSGLGVDQVNNIIYLAFEGRVIAHKNSQNSPDQIPIFLVLDNNSKKLPVSNEDTLQSKLSSLNLMNKQGMMVPVSEVVTIRKVMSNPMIMHKNLSRMVNVIAETDMVSQVYPLLEARSMMLEKFEKEYVITTAGLSTHMFDFTLEDKQTHERFLISWDGEMKVTLDTFRDLGAAFIAALILIFLLLVIYYKSFAISGIVLLGSFLSLIGVIVGHWVANWFTSETFFLTATSLIGFIALIGISSRNSLLLIDFAKSLMEIEGIKKRRAIAIAAATRAKPIALTAVAIILGSALLAGDPVFGGLGVSLISGTVAAVFVSLLFIPVLMDNAKAMDFEPVGHSEEPHNISITK, via the coding sequence ATGAAAAAACTTGAAAGTTTTATTTATGATATTCTTGATAATAAATCAAAGAAAAAACTGGTGATCGTTTTAACAGCTGCAGCATTTTTCTTGGCGCTTTTAATGTTCCCGACTAAATTGGTACTGGCAAAAATGTTGCCGGGAAAAAGTGATAATACATTTTCTATTTATATTGATACGCCTACAGGTTCCTCTATCGAACAGACCAAAGCGGTGAGTGACTGCGTGATCGATTTCCTCAAACAAGAAGATGAAGTGCTGAATATAGAGCTTTTCCTGGGACAGGGTATTCCGCTTGATTATGCAGGTCTGGTCAAAGGTGCGAGTATGAAACGTACTGAAAATGTTTCAGAAATAGCTGTGAACCTCACGGATAAACATCATCGTGAAGAACCTTCATTCCTTATGGTACAACGCTTAAGACCTAAGATACAGAAAGGATGTACTTCTTTAACAAAAGGTACGAATATTAAATTCATAGAGCAGCCATCCGGACCTCCGACCATGGCATCCATCGTGGTTGAAGTACATGGTGATGACCTACAAAAAATAAGATCTCTTGCTGCGGATGTAGCAGATGTGTTATCCCAAACAGAAGGATTGGTCGATATTGATCTTATGGCAGATGAACAATATGAAAAATATGAATTGATACCTGACAAAGATAAAATTGCCAGAAGCGGTTTAGGCGTGGACCAGGTGAACAATATCATCTATCTTGCTTTTGAGGGGAGGGTCATAGCACATAAGAACTCTCAAAATTCACCCGACCAGATACCTATATTTTTGGTATTGGATAATAACAGTAAAAAATTACCTGTCTCAAATGAAGATACATTGCAAAGCAAACTCTCATCATTGAACTTAATGAATAAGCAGGGTATGATGGTTCCCGTGAGTGAAGTCGTGACGATCCGTAAAGTGATGTCAAATCCTATGATCATGCACAAAAATCTTTCTCGTATGGTGAATGTGATCGCTGAAACCGATATGGTTTCACAGGTATATCCTCTTTTGGAAGCGCGCAGTATGATGCTTGAAAAATTTGAAAAAGAGTATGTTATTACTACCGCCGGATTATCAACGCATATGTTTGATTTTACTTTGGAAGACAAACAGACACATGAAAGATTCCTCATCTCCTGGGACGGTGAAATGAAAGTGACCCTTGATACTTTCAGGGATCTGGGTGCAGCTTTTATCGCTGCTTTGATACTTATCTTCTTGTTGCTGGTCATTTACTATAAGAGTTTTGCCATCAGCGGTATAGTGCTGTTAGGTTCATTCCTCTCTCTTATAGGAGTGATCGTAGGACACTGGGTTGCAAACTGGTTCACTTCTGAGACCTTCTTCCTGACCGCTACTTCGCTTATCGGTTTTATCGCTCTGATAGGTATAAGTTCGAGAAACTCACTGCTTCTTATCGATTTTGCAAAATCTTTGATGGAGATAGAGGGTATCAAAAAACGTAGAGCTATAGCGATCGCAGCAGCAACCAGGGCAAAACCTATTGCTTTGACCGCCGTGGCGATTATTCTGGGTTCTGCTCTGCTTGCAGGGGATCCGGTGTTCGGCGGACTTGGTGTTTCACTTATTTCAGGTACGGTTGCAGCGGTATTTGTTTCACTTCTTTTTATTCCTGTACTGATGGATAATGCAAAAGCGATGGATTTTGAACCCGTAGGCCATTCTGAGGAACCTCATAATATTTCCATCACCAAGTGA
- the serA gene encoding phosphoglycerate dehydrogenase has protein sequence MSKKTIVVCDHIHQDGLDILANDSEIEFINAADEPKDKLLAEFIPLADVAITRSSTDVDEAFLAQAKKVTAVVRAGVGVDNVDIPGSSKQGIVVMNVPTANTIAAVELTMTHMLSCVRQFPYAHNNLKLDRVWRRQDWYGTELKDKKLGVIGFGNIGSRVGKRAKAFEMDVIAYDPYIDSSKATDLDIGYTKNFEDILACDIITIHTPKNSETIGMIGKDEIAKMKDGVILINCARGGLYDEDALLEGLTSGKIAMAGIDVFNKEPATDHPLLDLDNVTVTPHLGANTKESQKNIAIQAAENAIAAAKGISYPNALNLPIKEHELPDFVRPYLELIQKIGHLSAQITKSAVKSIKVSAAGPVADHLESMGTFATVGVLTESLGDQINYVNAEFVADERDIELTKEVKPNNSGFTNKVGVKLTTAAGTISIAGTVFDDTEQRIIEIDDYILDVDPKGTMIFFRNTDTPGVIGDVGRIIAENGLNISDFRLGRDSKKQALAVVRVDGQVKKALLEQLASLEACISVAHATL, from the coding sequence ATGTCAAAAAAGACGATTGTTGTTTGTGACCATATCCACCAGGATGGATTGGATATTCTTGCTAACGATAGTGAAATAGAATTTATCAATGCAGCAGATGAGCCTAAAGACAAGCTTCTTGCCGAGTTCATCCCTTTAGCAGATGTTGCTATCACGCGTTCTTCTACAGACGTTGATGAAGCGTTTTTGGCACAAGCTAAAAAAGTAACAGCAGTAGTACGTGCCGGTGTGGGTGTGGATAACGTAGATATCCCTGGATCAAGTAAACAAGGTATCGTTGTGATGAACGTGCCTACGGCAAATACGATAGCAGCGGTGGAACTTACGATGACGCATATGCTTTCATGTGTCAGACAATTTCCTTATGCGCATAACAACCTTAAGCTCGATCGCGTATGGAGAAGACAGGACTGGTACGGTACGGAACTCAAAGATAAAAAACTCGGTGTGATCGGTTTTGGTAACATCGGTTCACGTGTGGGAAAAAGAGCGAAAGCATTTGAAATGGATGTGATTGCCTATGATCCATACATTGATTCAAGTAAAGCAACAGATCTTGATATCGGGTATACGAAGAATTTTGAAGATATTTTGGCATGTGACATCATTACGATCCATACACCTAAAAACAGTGAAACGATCGGTATGATTGGTAAAGATGAAATAGCGAAGATGAAAGACGGTGTGATCCTTATTAACTGTGCTAGAGGTGGCCTTTATGATGAAGATGCACTCTTAGAAGGTCTGACTTCCGGTAAGATCGCCATGGCCGGTATCGACGTGTTTAACAAAGAGCCTGCTACGGACCATCCGCTTCTTGATCTTGATAATGTAACTGTGACACCTCACCTTGGTGCCAATACAAAAGAATCTCAAAAAAACATTGCGATCCAGGCAGCTGAAAATGCGATCGCAGCGGCCAAAGGTATTTCATACCCGAATGCACTCAATTTGCCTATTAAAGAACATGAACTGCCTGATTTTGTAAGACCGTACCTTGAACTTATACAAAAAATAGGTCATTTGTCTGCACAGATCACAAAAAGTGCTGTGAAGTCTATTAAAGTGAGTGCAGCAGGTCCTGTGGCCGATCATTTGGAATCTATGGGAACTTTTGCAACGGTAGGTGTGCTTACAGAGTCTTTAGGTGACCAGATAAATTATGTCAATGCGGAATTCGTTGCAGATGAACGTGATATAGAGCTCACCAAGGAAGTGAAGCCGAATAACAGCGGATTTACCAATAAAGTAGGTGTCAAACTGACAACAGCTGCGGGAACCATTTCTATCGCAGGTACTGTATTTGATGACACTGAACAACGTATTATTGAGATCGACGATTATATCCTGGATGTTGATCCAAAAGGAACCATGATCTTCTTTAGAAATACAGATACTCCGGGTGTGATCGGTGATGTAGGTAGGATCATAGCAGAGAACGGTCTGAATATATCTGACTTTAGACTGGGACGTGACAGCAAGAAACAAGCACTTGCTGTTGTACGTGTGGACGGTCAAGTCAAGAAAGCACTTCTCGAACAACTTGCTTCACTGGAAGCATGTATCAGCGTTGCGCACGCAACACTTTAA
- a CDS encoding 30S ribosomal protein S1 produces the protein MKFEDIEIEDVDFEAMLEESFKKSESKSDLVTGTVVKIDEKDNISVIDIGGGRDATLSLDELRDEEGNITFKVGDTIDVVNLGRGRISHKAALSRVALNEFIAEYDEDQEYIIEGVITKTNKGGYVVDCDGLEFFMPRTLSYLSSKVDPTGKKVKAVIVKVDKDKGSVVVSRKELIERDKAKTDEIVAELLEKKEPVVGTIKKITSYGMFVDVGGIDGLVHYSQISHKGPVNPSKYFSEGDQVNVIALDYDKKKRHLSLSIKDANPDPWADIDSIIGVGDTVTATVSNIEPYGVFVDLGEDLEAFLHVSEISWDKNVKHPKDYLELNSEINVEVIEIDKEGRRLRVSLKNLLPKPMDAFTAEHKVGDVVTGTVTSITDFGAFVKVGTVEGLLHNQEISWDKAKNAKSELKVGDEVEVKIIKIDRDAGKISLSKKALEDSPVKAFAQTHKNGSIVTGTVKDKKDFGVFISLEDNIDALIRTEDLHPLKFDEVEKGQEIKGVISFIDPDNDRIRVSVKRLERQEERDAMEQLNLEQDDSMTLGDAFGDKFKK, from the coding sequence ATGAAGTTCGAAGATATCGAAATAGAAGATGTAGATTTTGAGGCGATGCTTGAGGAATCGTTTAAAAAATCAGAGTCAAAAAGTGATTTGGTTACAGGTACAGTTGTTAAAATAGATGAAAAAGATAATATATCGGTCATCGACATTGGTGGTGGTAGAGATGCAACACTTTCACTTGATGAGCTAAGAGATGAAGAGGGTAACATCACGTTTAAGGTAGGTGATACAATCGACGTTGTGAACCTTGGAAGAGGTCGTATTTCTCATAAAGCTGCATTAAGCAGAGTGGCATTGAATGAATTTATCGCTGAGTATGATGAAGACCAAGAGTATATCATCGAAGGTGTTATCACGAAAACAAACAAAGGTGGTTATGTTGTGGACTGTGACGGTCTGGAATTCTTCATGCCACGTACACTCTCTTACCTTTCTTCAAAAGTGGATCCTACAGGTAAAAAAGTAAAAGCGGTTATCGTAAAAGTAGATAAAGATAAAGGTTCAGTGGTTGTTTCCAGAAAAGAACTGATCGAACGTGACAAAGCAAAAACTGATGAGATCGTTGCTGAACTTCTTGAGAAAAAAGAACCGGTAGTCGGTACGATCAAGAAGATCACTTCTTACGGTATGTTCGTAGATGTTGGCGGTATTGATGGTCTTGTCCACTACTCTCAGATCTCTCACAAAGGGCCGGTGAACCCATCTAAGTATTTCTCTGAAGGTGATCAGGTAAATGTGATCGCTTTAGATTATGACAAAAAGAAAAGACACCTTTCATTGTCTATTAAAGATGCAAACCCTGATCCTTGGGCAGATATTGATTCAATTATCGGTGTGGGTGATACAGTGACTGCTACAGTTTCCAACATTGAACCTTATGGTGTATTTGTTGACCTCGGTGAAGATCTTGAAGCATTCCTTCATGTATCTGAGATCTCTTGGGATAAAAATGTGAAACACCCGAAAGATTACCTTGAACTTAATTCAGAGATCAATGTTGAAGTGATCGAAATCGACAAAGAGGGTAGAAGATTAAGAGTGAGCCTTAAAAATCTTCTTCCTAAACCTATGGACGCATTTACAGCTGAACATAAAGTAGGTGATGTAGTCACCGGTACAGTCACATCGATCACTGATTTCGGTGCATTTGTAAAAGTAGGTACAGTGGAAGGTCTTCTTCACAATCAAGAGATATCTTGGGACAAAGCTAAGAATGCAAAATCTGAACTCAAAGTGGGTGATGAAGTTGAAGTGAAGATCATCAAAATTGACAGAGATGCAGGTAAGATCTCATTGAGTAAAAAAGCACTCGAAGATTCACCGGTAAAAGCATTTGCACAAACGCATAAAAATGGTTCTATCGTAACAGGAACTGTCAAAGATAAAAAAGATTTCGGTGTGTTTATTTCACTTGAAGACAACATCGATGCACTTATCAGAACAGAAGATCTTCATCCGCTTAAATTTGACGAGGTCGAAAAAGGTCAGGAGATCAAAGGTGTGATCAGCTTTATCGATCCTGACAACGACAGAATCAGAGTTTCTGTAAAAAGACTTGAGCGCCAGGAAGAGAGAGATGCAATGGAGCAGCTTAATCTCGAGCAAGATGACAGCATGACCCTTGGTGATGCATTTGGTGATAAGTTTAAAAAATAA